One genomic segment of Streptomyces sp. TLI_146 includes these proteins:
- a CDS encoding MerR family transcriptional regulator, giving the protein MRIGELAKATGTTARALRHYEQAGLIASERAANGYRVFDDRTVVRVRNIRHLLAAGLTLDDVQVFLPCLDGDVTAAPPSDRGLRIALERLAVLDERIATQTAARDRLRAALQERTGGRIRPVA; this is encoded by the coding sequence GTGCGGATCGGTGAGTTGGCGAAGGCGACCGGGACGACGGCGCGCGCCTTGCGGCACTACGAACAGGCCGGGCTGATCGCCTCGGAGCGCGCCGCCAACGGCTACCGCGTCTTCGACGACCGTACGGTGGTACGGGTCCGCAACATCCGCCACCTGCTGGCCGCCGGACTCACCCTGGACGACGTACAGGTCTTCCTGCCCTGCCTGGACGGCGACGTGACCGCCGCACCGCCCTCGGACCGGGGCCTGCGGATCGCCCTGGAGCGGCTGGCGGTCCTCGACGAACGCATCGCCACCCAGACGGCGGCCCGCGACCGCCTGCGGGCCGCGCTCCAGGAACGGACGGGCGGCCGGATCCGCCCGGTTGCCTGA
- a CDS encoding cytidine deaminase, producing the protein MHIPTHELTAADRELIDFARDIVDANTDGEDGVHTMGAAVRAADGTMYGGINLYHFTGGPCAELVALGHARASGARELSTIVAVGNLGRGVVGPCGRDRQVLFDYHPAIRVILPTAGGVVASVGITDLVPFAYAWSPDTVAKAYDGEGPGTP; encoded by the coding sequence ATGCACATCCCGACCCATGAACTGACCGCGGCCGACCGCGAACTCATCGACTTCGCGCGTGACATCGTCGACGCGAACACCGACGGCGAGGACGGCGTCCACACCATGGGCGCCGCCGTCCGCGCGGCCGACGGCACGATGTACGGCGGCATCAACCTCTACCACTTCACCGGCGGCCCCTGCGCGGAACTCGTCGCCCTCGGCCACGCGCGCGCCTCCGGCGCCCGCGAGCTCTCCACGATCGTCGCCGTCGGCAACCTGGGCCGCGGCGTCGTCGGCCCCTGCGGCAGGGACCGCCAGGTCCTCTTCGACTACCACCCGGCCATCCGCGTGATCCTCCCCACGGCCGGGGGCGTCGTGGCAAGCGTGGGGATCACGGACCTCGTGCCGTTCGCCTACGCGTGGAGCCCGGACACGGTCGCGAAGGCGTACGACGGCGAGGGGCCCGGCACGCCGTGA
- a CDS encoding M1 family aminopeptidase, protein MRPTPHKALAASALVVALAGFSLPGTAAAAAPQTKAAACTPAQVVANGGFESGTSPWSQSQTSVITSRTGQSAHGGTTFAWLDGVGSTHTDTLSQSVTIPSGCGTATLTFWLHIDTAETTSSTAYDKLTAKIGSTTLATYSNLNKNTGYIQKSLDVSAFAGQTVNLSFTGTEDSSLQTSFVVDDVALNTSGDTTPPGDSTRTPTSPSYTVNLSSNTSGTVWTGHESATFTNASATPLSEVYLRLWDNYHGTCSAMPITVTNVTGGTAGSLSVGCTALQIALPAPLAQGQSATIGFDLGITVPSGADRFGHDGAFNNIGNALPVLAVKDGSGWHLDPYTNNGESFYSLAADFKVTLDHPTSLLVPATGTSVDTPGSSGRTVTTATATKVRDFAWAAGPFTKISGTSPAGTAINIYSVSGISSSDAQSMLSTAKSAVDAHAARFGAYPYGELDAVIDNNYWFGGMEYPGFVLDLVSTTALTHEIGHQWFYGIVGDDEYNSPWLDESFTDYATDLALNKTGSGCWNSVSWASSAEKITNSMAYWDAHSSRYSTVVYGYGKCALHDLRRVLGDTAMAKLLKDYATSHWYGVSTTAEFKAAAQAATTTDLTSFWTQHRIDG, encoded by the coding sequence GTGAGACCGACCCCCCACAAGGCCCTCGCGGCGAGCGCGCTCGTCGTCGCGCTGGCCGGTTTCTCGCTCCCGGGCACCGCGGCGGCAGCCGCACCGCAGACCAAGGCCGCTGCCTGCACCCCGGCCCAGGTGGTCGCCAACGGCGGCTTCGAGAGCGGGACTTCGCCCTGGAGCCAGTCGCAGACCAGCGTGATCACCAGCCGCACCGGTCAGAGCGCCCACGGCGGCACCACCTTCGCCTGGCTGGACGGCGTCGGCAGCACCCATACCGACACCCTCTCCCAGAGCGTCACGATCCCCTCCGGGTGCGGCACCGCCACGCTCACCTTCTGGCTGCACATCGACACCGCCGAAACCACGTCGTCCACCGCGTACGACAAGCTGACGGCGAAGATCGGCAGTACGACCCTGGCGACGTACTCGAACCTGAACAAGAACACCGGGTACATACAGAAGTCGCTCGACGTGTCGGCCTTCGCCGGGCAGACCGTCAACCTCTCCTTCACCGGGACCGAGGACTCCAGCCTCCAGACGAGCTTCGTCGTCGACGACGTCGCCCTCAACACCTCCGGCGACACCACCCCGCCGGGCGACTCGACCCGTACGCCGACCTCGCCCTCGTACACCGTCAACCTCAGCAGCAACACCAGCGGCACCGTCTGGACCGGCCACGAGAGCGCGACCTTCACCAACGCCTCCGCCACCCCGCTCAGCGAGGTGTATCTGAGGCTGTGGGACAACTACCACGGCACCTGCTCCGCGATGCCGATCACGGTCACCAACGTCACCGGCGGCACCGCGGGCTCCCTGTCGGTCGGCTGCACCGCCCTCCAGATCGCCCTGCCCGCCCCGCTCGCGCAGGGCCAGAGCGCCACGATCGGCTTCGACCTGGGCATCACCGTCCCCAGCGGCGCCGACCGGTTCGGCCACGACGGGGCCTTCAACAACATCGGCAACGCCCTGCCCGTCCTCGCGGTCAAGGACGGCTCCGGCTGGCACCTGGACCCGTACACCAACAACGGCGAGTCGTTCTACTCCCTGGCCGCCGACTTCAAGGTGACCCTCGACCACCCCACCTCCCTGCTGGTGCCCGCCACCGGCACCTCGGTCGACACCCCCGGCTCCAGCGGCCGCACCGTCACCACCGCCACCGCCACCAAGGTCCGTGACTTCGCCTGGGCGGCGGGCCCCTTCACCAAGATCTCCGGCACCTCACCGGCCGGGACGGCGATCAACATCTACTCCGTCTCGGGCATCAGCTCCTCCGACGCCCAGTCGATGCTGAGCACCGCCAAGTCCGCCGTCGACGCCCACGCGGCCCGCTTCGGCGCCTACCCGTACGGCGAGCTGGACGCCGTGATCGACAACAACTACTGGTTCGGCGGCATGGAGTACCCCGGCTTCGTCCTCGACCTGGTCAGCACCACCGCGCTCACCCACGAGATCGGCCACCAGTGGTTCTACGGCATCGTCGGCGACGACGAGTACAACAGCCCCTGGCTGGACGAGTCGTTCACCGACTACGCCACCGACCTGGCGCTCAACAAGACCGGCAGCGGCTGCTGGAACAGCGTCTCCTGGGCGTCCTCGGCTGAGAAGATCACCAATTCGATGGCCTACTGGGACGCCCACTCCTCGCGCTACTCCACCGTCGTCTACGGCTACGGCAAGTGCGCCCTGCACGACCTGCGGCGCGTCCTCGGTGACACCGCCATGGCCAAGCTCCTGAAGGACTACGCCACTTCGCACTGGTACGGCGTCTCGACGACGGCCGAGTTCAAGGCCGCCGCGCAGGCCGCCACGACCACGGACCTGACGTCGTTCTGGACCCAGCACCGCATCGACGGCTGA
- a CDS encoding helix-turn-helix domain-containing protein, with the protein MSEDTATLSGAVTYLELLAMRASRGAFSQPALQARRGGAPPHVVDDLERAEQLALGVEQQMADLERRKNELALLMDTTRALAEQEDLDSLLTTLVRRTRLLLHVDMAWVLLLDGEDGSCIRAADGAISVLGGVARVPVRQGLNAIHAVGQSPVWTSDCHRGDTIPRSDHIEAVVVEEGLTALVAVPLRSAGQVVGVLFGGDRVARSYTADEVATMSTVANYATAAVKSVQALENARGRVAELSAEVDRLRARERTQRETARSGGRLVELALGGADVKAFAAAAGQELDGSVWLRDENDDTMARTGGEWDDEEELAAATFTARAEQRVVHLDDGTAVVPVRAGEEDRGAFVLRRPAGRAPDLDLVRYAVQAAAILLTLNRGTESADRKFRDEALDRLLNGVPFSRRCQRRLKGLGLDLSRRHAVIVTQLPVGGGHALSTWTSTFVWLRGGARTVHNGHLVILLPHSDAREAARDVKQRLAKTLGRPVAVGAASACGGPEELRAAYQEAAACLDVLTILGKEDADTPAMADELGFVGMLLGGSRDIGAFIEQTLGPILTYDERRSTNLAATLEAYFAAGASPTYAAEALRVHTNTVARRLERVSQLLGPEWQQPGPALEIQLALRLSKVSASLRGQAVAGQAVR; encoded by the coding sequence ATGTCCGAAGACACGGCCACCCTGAGCGGTGCCGTCACCTATCTGGAACTCCTGGCGATGCGGGCCTCCCGCGGAGCCTTCAGTCAACCGGCGCTGCAGGCGCGGCGGGGAGGCGCTCCGCCCCACGTCGTGGACGACCTCGAACGGGCCGAGCAACTGGCCCTCGGGGTCGAGCAGCAGATGGCCGACCTGGAGCGGCGCAAGAACGAGCTCGCCCTGCTGATGGACACGACCCGGGCCCTGGCCGAGCAGGAGGACCTCGACTCGCTGCTCACCACCCTGGTGCGCCGCACCCGGCTCCTGCTCCACGTCGACATGGCCTGGGTGCTGCTCCTCGACGGCGAGGACGGGTCGTGCATCCGCGCCGCCGACGGCGCGATTTCCGTGCTCGGCGGGGTCGCCCGCGTGCCCGTCCGGCAGGGTCTCAACGCGATCCACGCGGTGGGGCAGTCGCCGGTGTGGACCTCCGACTGCCACCGGGGCGACACGATCCCGCGCTCGGACCACATCGAGGCCGTCGTGGTCGAGGAGGGCCTGACAGCGCTGGTCGCGGTGCCGCTGCGCAGCGCGGGCCAGGTGGTCGGCGTGCTCTTCGGCGGCGACCGGGTCGCCCGCTCGTACACGGCGGACGAGGTCGCCACGATGTCCACCGTCGCCAACTACGCCACCGCCGCCGTGAAATCGGTCCAGGCCCTGGAGAACGCCCGGGGCCGGGTCGCCGAGCTGAGCGCCGAGGTCGACCGGCTGCGCGCCCGGGAGCGGACGCAGCGGGAGACGGCGCGCAGCGGCGGACGGCTCGTCGAACTCGCCCTCGGCGGGGCCGATGTGAAGGCGTTCGCCGCCGCCGCGGGCCAGGAGCTCGACGGTTCGGTCTGGCTGCGCGACGAGAACGACGACACGATGGCCCGCACCGGCGGCGAGTGGGACGACGAGGAGGAGCTGGCCGCCGCGACCTTCACCGCGCGCGCCGAGCAGCGCGTCGTCCACCTGGACGACGGCACGGCGGTGGTGCCCGTCCGGGCCGGCGAGGAGGACCGGGGCGCGTTCGTCCTGCGCCGCCCGGCGGGCCGCGCGCCCGACCTGGACCTGGTGCGGTACGCGGTCCAGGCCGCGGCGATCCTGCTCACGCTCAACCGCGGCACCGAGTCCGCCGACCGCAAGTTCCGCGATGAGGCGCTGGACCGGCTGCTCAACGGCGTCCCGTTCAGCCGCCGTTGCCAGCGCCGCCTCAAGGGGCTCGGGCTCGATCTGAGCCGTCGGCACGCCGTGATCGTCACCCAGCTCCCGGTCGGCGGCGGGCACGCCCTGTCGACCTGGACGTCGACCTTCGTCTGGCTCCGCGGGGGCGCCAGAACGGTCCACAACGGCCATCTGGTGATCCTGCTGCCGCACTCCGACGCGCGCGAGGCCGCCCGCGACGTCAAGCAGCGCCTGGCCAAGACGCTCGGCCGGCCGGTCGCGGTGGGCGCGGCCTCGGCCTGCGGCGGCCCCGAGGAGCTCCGCGCCGCGTACCAGGAGGCCGCCGCCTGTCTGGACGTCCTGACGATCCTCGGCAAGGAGGACGCGGACACTCCGGCGATGGCCGACGAACTCGGCTTCGTCGGCATGCTGCTGGGCGGCAGCCGGGACATCGGCGCGTTCATCGAGCAGACGCTCGGCCCGATCCTCACCTACGACGAGCGGCGCTCGACCAATCTCGCCGCCACCCTGGAGGCGTACTTCGCGGCGGGCGCCAGTCCCACGTACGCGGCCGAGGCGCTGCGGGTGCACACCAACACGGTGGCCAGGCGCCTGGAGCGCGTCTCGCAGCTGCTCGGCCCCGAGTGGCAGCAGCCGGGCCCGGCCCTGGAGATCCAGCTGGCGCTGCGCCTGTCCAAGGTCAGCGCGTCGCTGCGGGGCCAGGCGGTGGCCGGGCAGGCCGTGCGCTGA
- a CDS encoding metalloregulator ArsR/SmtB family transcription factor gives MDKVFKALADPTRRRLLDRLFENNGQSLGELCDGLAMSRQAATQHLGLLEAAHLVSTVRRGREKLHYLNPVPLHEIQERWIQKFERPRLQALSALKRKAESAMSAKPEFVYTTYIEATPEKVWEALTDPEATAAYWGHSNVSDWRPGSSWEHRRTDGSGVADVVGTVVEADPPRRLVFTWAGPDEDRPDGPATVTFELKPLGGTVQLTVTHENLRDDKERREAAGGWSAVLSNLKTYVESGKPMSLPMWTRPGSED, from the coding sequence ATGGACAAGGTCTTCAAGGCCCTCGCCGACCCGACCCGCAGACGTCTGCTCGACCGGCTCTTCGAGAACAACGGCCAGAGCCTCGGTGAGCTGTGCGACGGTCTGGCGATGTCCCGCCAGGCGGCCACCCAGCACCTGGGCCTGCTGGAGGCCGCGCATCTCGTCAGCACGGTCCGCAGGGGCCGCGAGAAGCTCCACTACCTCAACCCCGTGCCGCTCCACGAGATCCAGGAGCGCTGGATCCAGAAGTTCGAACGCCCGCGCCTCCAGGCGCTGAGCGCACTCAAACGGAAAGCCGAGTCCGCCATGTCCGCCAAGCCGGAATTCGTCTACACCACCTACATCGAGGCCACCCCGGAGAAGGTCTGGGAGGCCCTGACCGACCCCGAGGCGACCGCCGCGTACTGGGGCCACAGCAACGTCTCGGACTGGCGGCCGGGCTCCTCCTGGGAGCACCGCCGCACCGACGGCTCCGGCGTCGCCGACGTCGTGGGCACCGTCGTCGAGGCCGACCCGCCCAGGCGCCTGGTCTTCACCTGGGCCGGCCCCGACGAGGACCGCCCCGACGGCCCCGCCACCGTCACGTTCGAGCTCAAGCCGCTCGGCGGTACGGTCCAGCTCACCGTCACCCACGAGAACCTGCGCGATGACAAGGAGCGCCGCGAGGCCGCGGGCGGCTGGTCGGCGGTGCTGTCCAACCTCAAGACCTATGTGGAGTCGGGCAAGCCGATGTCCCTGCCGATGTGGACCCGGCCGGGCAGCGAGGACTGA
- a CDS encoding NAD(P)H-binding protein: MTILVTGATGNIGGKVLARLHAAGHAVRALTRDPARAGLPAGIEVVGADLGLPDTLPDALDGVQKVFLMSLGHNKRTHDANLVAVARKTGVEHIVQLSTLGVAEVEEENDTPLGLWHRQAEKALTESGLAWTILRPNGFMTVALGWADAARGDGVVRSPVADLPEALVDPQDIADVAVRALTEPGHEGRTYALTGPEALTAREQVAVLGSVLGRKLRFEQISIEEHRAVMAGLYGEATADGVVAALRKALESGDDFRGRLFPDVQSVLGRPARSFRDWAEAHTADFA, encoded by the coding sequence ATGACCATTTTGGTGACCGGGGCGACCGGCAACATCGGCGGCAAGGTGCTGGCGCGCCTGCACGCGGCGGGCCATGCCGTACGGGCCCTGACCCGCGACCCCGCCCGCGCCGGGCTGCCCGCCGGGATCGAGGTGGTGGGCGCCGACCTGGGCCTGCCCGACACGCTGCCGGACGCGCTCGACGGCGTACAGAAGGTCTTCCTCATGTCGCTCGGCCACAACAAGCGCACCCACGACGCGAATCTGGTGGCCGTGGCGCGCAAGACGGGCGTCGAGCACATCGTGCAGCTGTCCACGCTCGGCGTCGCGGAGGTCGAGGAGGAGAACGACACCCCGCTGGGCCTGTGGCACCGCCAGGCCGAGAAGGCGCTCACCGAGTCGGGCCTGGCCTGGACGATCCTGCGCCCCAACGGCTTCATGACGGTCGCCCTCGGCTGGGCGGACGCGGCGCGCGGGGACGGCGTGGTGCGCAGCCCTGTCGCCGATCTGCCCGAGGCGCTGGTGGACCCGCAGGACATCGCCGACGTGGCGGTGCGCGCGCTGACCGAGCCGGGCCACGAGGGCCGCACCTACGCGCTCACCGGTCCCGAGGCGCTGACGGCCCGTGAGCAGGTGGCGGTGCTCGGGTCGGTGCTCGGCCGGAAGCTCCGCTTCGAGCAGATCTCGATCGAGGAGCACCGCGCGGTCATGGCGGGGCTGTACGGGGAGGCGACCGCCGACGGCGTGGTGGCGGCGCTGCGCAAGGCACTCGAATCGGGCGACGACTTCCGCGGGCGGCTGTTCCCGGACGTCCAGTCGGTGCTCGGCCGCCCGGCGCGCAGCTTCCGGGACTGGGCCGAGGCGCACACGGCCGACTTCGCCTGA
- a CDS encoding SDR family NAD(P)-dependent oxidoreductase: MNTHTHRRTVVVTGAGTGIGRATARAFADEGAHVLIVGRRAEPLHETAADRGRITPLVADITAEGEPARIVATALELHGRLDVLVNNAGIVRGGALDTLAPEQIAPQIATNLIAPALLARAALPALEASGGVIVNVSTSVGQRGWPGNSLYAATKTALETLTRSWAVELAPRGIRVAAVAPGAIDTPIGEHQGLTPERLAALREWQLAHTPLGRIGRPEDVAQAITHLAAPAASFITGVILPVDGGAVVA; this comes from the coding sequence ATGAACACCCACACCCACCGCAGGACCGTCGTCGTCACCGGGGCCGGTACCGGCATAGGCCGGGCCACCGCTCGCGCTTTCGCCGACGAGGGCGCCCACGTGCTGATCGTCGGGCGGCGGGCCGAACCGCTGCACGAGACCGCCGCCGACCGGGGGCGGATCACGCCGCTGGTCGCCGACATCACCGCCGAGGGCGAGCCCGCGCGGATCGTCGCGACCGCGCTGGAGCTGCACGGGCGTCTGGACGTGCTGGTCAACAACGCCGGCATCGTACGCGGCGGTGCGCTCGACACCCTCGCTCCGGAACAGATCGCACCGCAGATCGCCACCAACCTGATCGCACCCGCGCTGCTGGCCAGGGCCGCGCTGCCCGCCCTCGAAGCGTCCGGCGGGGTGATCGTCAACGTCAGCACCTCGGTCGGGCAGCGTGGCTGGCCCGGTAACTCGCTCTACGCGGCGACCAAGACCGCGCTGGAAACCCTGACCCGCAGCTGGGCCGTCGAGTTGGCGCCCCGGGGCATCCGGGTGGCGGCCGTCGCCCCCGGAGCGATCGACACACCGATCGGCGAGCACCAGGGACTCACGCCGGAGCGGCTGGCCGCGCTGCGCGAGTGGCAGCTGGCGCACACCCCGCTGGGCCGGATCGGCCGACCGGAGGACGTTGCCCAGGCGATCACCCATCTCGCCGCACCGGCCGCGTCGTTCATCACCGGGGTAATCCTCCCGGTCGACGGAGGCGCGGTGGTGGCGTGA
- a CDS encoding citrate synthase, whose product MTDQSRLTTCEAAERLGVKPETVYAYVSRGQLSSERAPGGRGSTFDAKEVDALARRSARREPAARAGELTFRTGLTLIDKDRYYFRGVDAVELARAYGFEEVAEWVWTGTLPRGARFTAPQQFLDAARLAVGALPAHSGAMDRLRAAAVAVSAADPLRFDLEPAAVLGCARMLIPTLVGALPPAGKRHRGAERLAWQLWHRLTPRLPDEASVNVLDTALALLIDHDLAASTLAARIAASARAHPYAVVSAGLGALDGPLHGAASGLAHQMLVEVLERGGAAPVVAAHLRSGRRVPGLGHRLYPGEDPRAQALFELLAELPQAEEALAAAHDVVATTARHTELRANVDLALAVFSVACGMPVEAGETVFAVARTAGWIAHALEEYEEHPLRMRPSAHYTGPRPPQPLP is encoded by the coding sequence ATGACGGATCAGTCGCGACTCACCACCTGCGAAGCGGCCGAACGGCTCGGCGTGAAACCGGAGACGGTGTACGCGTATGTCAGCCGCGGCCAGTTGAGCAGTGAGCGGGCGCCCGGTGGGCGCGGCTCGACCTTCGACGCCAAGGAGGTCGACGCGCTGGCCCGGCGCAGCGCCCGCCGCGAACCCGCCGCGCGCGCCGGCGAGCTGACCTTCCGTACCGGACTCACCCTCATCGACAAGGACCGCTACTACTTCCGCGGGGTCGACGCGGTGGAGCTCGCCAGGGCGTACGGCTTCGAGGAGGTCGCGGAGTGGGTGTGGACCGGCACGCTGCCGCGCGGCGCCCGGTTCACCGCGCCCCAGCAGTTCCTCGACGCGGCGCGGCTGGCGGTCGGCGCGCTGCCCGCGCACAGCGGCGCCATGGACCGGTTGCGGGCCGCCGCGGTCGCCGTCTCGGCCGCCGACCCGCTCCGCTTCGACCTGGAACCGGCGGCGGTGCTCGGCTGTGCCCGGATGCTGATCCCGACCCTGGTCGGGGCGCTGCCCCCGGCGGGCAAGCGGCACCGGGGCGCGGAGCGGCTCGCCTGGCAGCTGTGGCACCGCCTCACGCCCAGGCTCCCCGACGAGGCGTCGGTCAACGTACTGGACACGGCCCTGGCCCTGTTGATCGACCATGACCTGGCCGCGTCCACACTCGCCGCCCGGATCGCGGCCTCGGCACGCGCCCATCCGTACGCGGTCGTCTCGGCGGGGCTCGGCGCGCTGGACGGGCCGCTGCACGGAGCCGCCAGCGGGCTCGCGCACCAGATGCTCGTGGAGGTCCTGGAGCGCGGCGGCGCGGCCCCCGTGGTCGCCGCCCATCTGCGCTCGGGCCGCCGGGTGCCCGGCCTCGGCCACCGCCTCTACCCGGGCGAGGACCCGCGCGCCCAGGCCCTGTTCGAGCTGCTCGCGGAGCTTCCGCAGGCCGAGGAGGCGCTCGCGGCGGCCCACGACGTGGTCGCCACGACGGCCCGGCACACCGAGCTGCGCGCCAACGTCGATCTCGCGCTCGCCGTGTTCAGCGTGGCCTGCGGTATGCCCGTCGAGGCGGGCGAGACGGTGTTCGCGGTGGCCCGCACGGCGGGCTGGATCGCGCACGCCCTGGAGGAGTACGAGGAGCACCCGCTCCGGATGCGCCCCAGTGCCCACTACACAGGCCCTCGCCCGCCACAGCCGCTGCCGTGA
- a CDS encoding TetR/AcrR family transcriptional regulator: MSAPTEPSRTSDAPGRGPDPRAERSRAAALAAARDLLIEQGWSAVTHVAVAARSGVGRTTLYRHWPDASGLVRDVIAERISTAHTPPTGVLRDDLIRELDGLRRLLHDPVSDRGLRAVIERAGVDPVFARLKEALYREGSRVFRTVLDAAKARGELAADLDADLAVDQLAGPLMYRRLLAGREVTAEYIERVVDDFLAAHAPA; encoded by the coding sequence ATGTCCGCGCCCACCGAGCCGAGCCGCACCTCCGACGCGCCGGGCCGCGGACCCGACCCGCGCGCCGAGCGCAGCCGGGCCGCCGCCCTGGCCGCCGCTCGGGACCTGCTCATCGAGCAGGGCTGGTCGGCCGTCACCCATGTCGCCGTCGCCGCCCGCAGCGGTGTGGGCCGTACCACGCTCTACCGCCACTGGCCCGACGCCTCGGGCCTGGTCCGGGACGTCATCGCCGAGCGGATCTCCACCGCGCACACCCCGCCCACCGGCGTCCTGCGCGACGACCTCATCCGTGAACTCGACGGGCTGCGGCGCCTGCTGCACGACCCGGTGAGCGACCGGGGGCTGCGCGCGGTCATCGAACGCGCCGGGGTCGACCCGGTCTTCGCCCGGCTCAAGGAGGCGCTCTACCGCGAGGGCTCCCGCGTCTTCCGTACCGTGCTCGACGCGGCGAAGGCCCGCGGCGAACTGGCCGCGGACCTCGACGCGGACCTGGCCGTCGACCAGCTGGCGGGCCCGCTGATGTACCGCCGCCTGCTCGCCGGGCGCGAGGTCACCGCCGAGTACATCGAGCGCGTGGTCGACGACTTCCTCGCGGCGCATGCCCCGGCCTGA
- a CDS encoding hemerythrin domain-containing protein, protein MTATEGRAQPDLTLMYATHDAFRRDLGLLAAAARDHGTAPGSAFRTGWETFQTFLTIHHTAEDKVLWPLMRAKLADDPARLRMLDEMDAEHDALDPLLEAVEDVLAQQQQERLPALISTVADKLAYHLEHEERAALPVVLSVLSAQEYDTFGAEQRRMLGVKGGALYFPWVLDGASEETQRTALAVVPPPVRFLYRAVWRPRYQKRTRAFAQAAA, encoded by the coding sequence ATGACCGCCACCGAGGGCCGCGCCCAGCCCGATCTGACGCTGATGTACGCGACCCACGACGCCTTCCGGCGCGACCTGGGCCTGCTGGCCGCGGCCGCCCGGGACCACGGCACCGCGCCCGGCTCGGCCTTCCGGACCGGGTGGGAGACCTTCCAGACGTTCCTGACGATCCACCACACCGCCGAGGACAAGGTGCTGTGGCCGCTGATGCGCGCCAAGCTCGCCGACGACCCGGCGCGGCTGCGGATGCTCGACGAGATGGACGCCGAGCACGACGCCCTGGACCCGCTCCTTGAGGCCGTCGAGGACGTACTGGCCCAGCAGCAGCAGGAGCGGCTGCCCGCCCTGATCTCCACGGTCGCCGACAAGCTGGCTTACCACCTCGAACACGAGGAGCGGGCGGCCCTGCCCGTCGTCCTGTCGGTCCTCAGCGCCCAGGAGTACGACACGTTCGGCGCCGAGCAGCGGCGGATGCTGGGTGTCAAGGGCGGCGCCCTGTACTTCCCCTGGGTGCTCGACGGCGCCTCCGAGGAGACACAGCGCACCGCACTCGCGGTCGTGCCGCCGCCGGTGCGCTTCCTCTACCGGGCCGTGTGGCGCCCGCGCTACCAGAAGCGCACCCGGGCCTTCGCCCAGGCCGCCGCCTGA